In Podospora pseudopauciseta strain CBS 411.78 chromosome 3, whole genome shotgun sequence, one genomic interval encodes:
- a CDS encoding hypothetical protein (COG:K; EggNog:ENOG503P0RH), with protein MDMDMDVDTDRDREAATTPPRPAPSTPTGGALAAGGGGGGGHGKLTEPRRRNRPALSCIQCRTRKIRCDRNEPCASCLKSKIVNCTYEEARRPKPRLWRLSPAPAAAQSDNSPTAEQRLAADSGYTYKEVSLAPAPVPGPVATSAATANTTTAVAAGTATTSSTTIAALSPPSHPTSYRDPGPRSSSATTTNSTTTILTARTAEPVSAPTPAIRHLELTPSHSASGFGNSTAALAERVQQLEQQLAEALRNPDRPQHTSQNAHVPLHCPQGSGSKTCLANGDKFFPLIINLAKRIESDRDSDIYFLLKKCKDLCRVVKSQKVPPHVGFQLGSDVPHESVARRLVEAYFRTFESVYRILHQPSFWREYNHFWENRTAASPAFIAQFQLCMAIGTCFQDDVAALRPSAAQWIYEAQAWLASPCEKARLNMSGLQTMCLLHIARETCGVECDLTWISAGPLLRTAMYMGLHRDPDSLPAMSVFRAEMRRRLWATVLEMTLQSSLDSGGPPLVSVSDYDTRPPNNYDDDQLCEGDKPPPNPRSPGTFTQTSVQLALLRSFPTRLAIAQYVNHFKAPATYEETLKWNTELTAACRALSATLQQSYDPAGILPRRLSLFQLRLAEHMVHRFFLALNHPWLWAAQHNPAYYFARKMCVETSLKLYRAFATGSPAGDSGTARETDDFTRLSTCGYGAFRSVPTLAVLTICLELLWQVQEDRSFRQSMNLDHVLERPGSEADLGTTGPLSIGSGAAPRQDLLDAVKYSIGWTVRRIRMGETNIKGYLMYSALWSQVQALQNGASDAEAEEQVLASIADELGQCWHLLQEAAGGKLPLSMIGAALNGGYGPGRNPFEDSKMDCSYGWDSEGSLCDQGFDSIFNFHNADFFIGT; from the exons ATGGATATGGACATGGACGTGGACACGGACAGAGACCGGGAAGCCGCAACGACGCCGCCTAGACCTGCGCCATCCACGCCCACCGGTGGTGCCCTCGctgctggcggtggtggtggtggcgggcaCGGGAAGCTCACCGAGCCCAGACGGCGCAACCGTCCGGCCCTCTCGTGCATCCAGTGCCGAACACGCAAGATTCGCTGCGATCGCAACGAGCCATGCGCCAGCTGCCTCAAGTCCAAAATAGTCAATTGCACGTATGAGGAGGCCCGGCGCCCGAAGCCCCGGCTCTGGAGGCTTTCCCCGGCGCCAGCTGCGGCTCAGTCCGACAACTCCCCAACTGCCGAACAACGGCTGGCCGCCGACTCCGGTTACACGTACAAAGAAGTGTCACTAGCCCCTGCGCCTGTTCCTGGACCTGTCGCTACCAgtgccgccaccgccaacaccaccacagccgtTGCAGCAGGTACCGCTACCACATCATCCA CAACAATCGCTGCCCTCagtcctccctcccacccaacatCATACCGAGACCCAGGACCAAGGAGCagctcagcaacaaccaccaactccaccacTACCATCCTAACAGCCCGGACGGCAGAGCCCGTGTCTGCCCCGACCCCGGCCATTCGGCACCTTGAACTGACCCCCAGCCACTCGGCATCAGGATTCGGAAACAGCACGGCTGCACTTGCCGAGAGGGTCCAACAACTTGAGCAACAACTCGCCGAGGCCCTCAGGAATCCAGATCGCCCTCAACACACTTCTCAAAATGCACACGTACCTCTGCATTGTCCGCAGGGTTCTGGCTCCAAGACCTGCCTAGCAAATGGGGATAAGTTT TTCCCCCTGATCATCAATCTTGCCAAGAGGATTGAATCGGACAGAGACTCAGACATCTACTTTCTCTTAAAGAAGTGCAAAGATCTCTGTAGGGTGGTTAAATCTCAAAAGGTCCCTCCTCATGTTGGCTTCCAGCTCGGCAGCGACGTTCCACATGAGAGCGTAGCCCGTCGGTTGGTGGAGGCGTATTTCCGAACCTTTGAAAGCGTCTACCGAATCCTGCACCAGCCAAGTTTCTGGCGAGAGTACAACCACTTCTGGGAGAACCGCACGGCGGCAAGCCCGGCCTTCATTGCTCAGTTTCAGTTGTGTATGGCCATTGGCACGTGCTTCCAGGATGATGTGGCTGCTCTCCGACCGTCTGCTGCCCAGTGGATATACGAGGCCCAGGCCTGGCTCGCCTCACCCTGTGAGAAGGCCAGGTTGAACATGTCGGGCCTTCAGACCATGTGTCTGCTGCACATTGCCAGAGAGACATGCGGTGTCGAGTGTGACCTGACCTGGATCAGCGCCGGGCCTCTGTTGCGGACGGCAATGTACATGGGACTCCACCGTGACCCGGATAGCTTGCCTGCTATGTCGGTGTTTCGGGCAGAGATGAGAAGACGGCTGTGGGCGACCGTGTTGGAAATGACGCTGCAGTCGAGCTTGGACTCTGGTGGTCCGCCCCTCGTATCGGTGTCTGATTATGATACTCGGCCGCCAAATAATTACGACGATGACCAGCTGTGCGAGGGCGAtaaacctcctccaaaccccagATCTCCGGGGACCTTTACACAAACTTCAGTCCAGCTCGCTCTCCTACGGTCGTTTCCGACTAGACTGGCGATTGCGCAGTATGTTAACCACTTCAAAGCGCCAGCCACGTACGAGGAGACTCTGAAATGGAACACGGAACTCACCGCCGCCTGTCGAGCACTATCGGCCACACTCCAGCAGTCGTACGATCCTGCTGGCATCCTCCCGAGGCGTCTGTCTTTGTTTCAGCTTCGACTGGCCGAGCATATGGTGCATCGTTTCTTTCTGGCTCTGAATCACCCATGGCTGTGGGCGGCGCAGCATAATCCAGCCTACTACTTTGCACGCAAGATGTGTGTAGAGACATCGTTGAAATTGTATCGGGCCTTTGCTACCGGGTCACCGGCTGGGGACTCGGGGACCGCCCGGGAAACTGATGACTTTACGAGGTTGTCCACCTGCGGGTATGGGGCATTCCGGTCAGTCCCCACGCTCGCTGTTTTGACCATTTGTTTGGAGCTGTTGTGGCAGGTGCAGGAGGACCGGTCATTCCGCCAGAGTATGAACCTCGACCATGTGCTTGAAAGGCCGGGTTCCGAGGCGGATTTGGGCACAACGGGTCCCCTTAGCATTGGAAGTGGCGCTGCCCCGCGCCAGGATCTGCTCGACGCTGTCAAGTACTCCATCGGGTGGACAGTGCGCCGTATCCGAATGGGAGAGACAAATATCAAGGGATATCTCATGTACTCTGCTCTCTGGAGTCAGGTCCAGGCTCTCCAGAATGGCGCTTCTGATGCTGAGGCGGAGGAGCAGGTGCTGGCTTCCATCGCAGATGAGCTGGGCCAGTGCTGGCACCTGCTGCAGGAGGCTGCTGGCGGAAAGCTACCTCTTTCCATGATCGGGGCTGCATTGAATGGTGGATACGGACCCGGGAGAAACCCATTCGAAGACTCCAAGATGGATTGCAGCTACGGGTGGGATAGCGAAGGCTCG CTCTGTGATCAAGGCTTCGACTCCATCTTTAACTTTCACAACGCCGACTTTTTTATAGGGACGTGA
- a CDS encoding hypothetical protein (EggNog:ENOG503PRZR): MAAFPRLLLGLLSFVLFAFVLGSPISSPDSPRDGQVEAREAGALAGDNELVLAPLPTWTTPPVRPTRPVLTPIPLESTPAPVPTRRAIDIEPPIKANPQKGCTTTSYESWVYPCSWSGTQTIYPTTTTLYKEVNCNGCENIIIWKDYSSCPNMVINKTERVNTASTYWSTICKPTALFAKRTAVDNIPAVQTPNIHNIGGSQDQVPIPAAAQITPFPKPVVELRNPSDGHGEGGHLQPSVCQTTLVLQPPQSAGKTSTKYSRYTTTTLSVNCSGCTSLVVSTALAGYGPPGVFTTTATLPVGAVTAYACRT; encoded by the coding sequence ATGGCCGCCTTTCCCAgacttcttcttggtctttTGTCGTTTGTCCTTTTTGCATTTGTTCTTGGTTCTCCTATTTCCTCCCCAGACTCACCGAGAGACGGACAAGTCGAAGCCCGCGAAGCAGGTGCTCTTGCTGGCGACAACGAGCTGGTCCTGGCTCCTCTGCCCACCtggacaacaccacccgtcAGACCGACCAGGCCCGTACTGACGCCCATACCCTTGGAGTCGACACCGGCGCCAGTACCAACAAGACGAGCCATCGATATCGAACCGCCCATCAAAGCCAACCCGCAGAAGGGATGCACAACCACCTCGTATGAGTCCTGGGTCTATCCTTGCTCCTGGTCTGGGACGCAGACGATCTATCCAACCACCACGACTCTCTATAAGGAAGTGAATTGCAATGGTTGCGAGAATATCATCATCTGGAAGGACTATTCCTCGTGCCCAAACATGGTGATCAACAAGACCGAGAGGGTCAACACGGCTAGCACGTACTGGAGCACCATCTGCAAGCCAACCGCCCTTTTTGCGAAGCGAACGGCCGTCGATAACATCCCCGCTGTTCAGACTCCAAACATCCACAACATTGGCGGCAGTCAGGACCAGGTCCCTATTCCGGCTGCTGCTCAGATCACGCCCTTCCCCAAGCCGGTGGTAGAGCTTCGAAACCCGAGCGATGGacatggggagggtggacaCTTACAGCCTAGCGTTTGCCAGACGACCTTGGTTCTCCAGCCTCCGCAGTCAGCAGGGAAGACGTCGACCAAGTACTCCAGGTATACCACCACAACGTTATCGGTGAACTGCAGTGGGTGTACCAGCTTGGTGGTTTCGACGGCGCTGGCGGGGTACGGTCCACCAGGAGTGTTTACAACCACGGCGACACTGCCCGTCGGGGCGGTGACGGCTTATGCTTGCCGAAcatga
- a CDS encoding hypothetical protein (EggNog:ENOG503PXT6) has protein sequence MSRQGAHEWGDRPPPTGPKARPPNKKRRAEAHATTDSSEPWVRPESQSYRPARSPSPKRHKPEPPSGNGIAIKGSAGNRHCSSATEEEDDRGPPAQLGDYQVRRQSSAGGEERAAGGGRDVADVDFRGDMPFPDYFPEATPWVMDRVRHEFRKLWEFLELPNLRPVTATWHPLVTATLSELGRVESFCDFINARRRELHGQTMDFKRQLNKFERDCKAQSEEMEGFKKETDKFRRQVTKLENEAEVYRKQIAKLESDNSQQAAEVDGQKKKISKLDQRLSRQITETEICKKKADKLVEDCAKQAANIEASYKKEIVKLEEDKSRLAAEVEGYKKQIGEGETDKKSPGVGSEGGQAQVCKPELGRIPVVTQEDYPPRAPRGPKHWAKKNDDRTSRSPAKDSTGEIEDYKTQIGKLEETCKQQVAQIKGCRMELERWRQDSHNWSAEKERYKVDMGHLQQELGRREKELDSVVAHKNRRGDTIRHLEAKLARMAAKKDPRAELFRVREENEKLSNDYDALKASYDNQVVMFHNLERDTAEQKKKFTTIRVEHQRSIDKIKAEKQDLERQIVEIQKAHNDNNQRSPADHELAAPDIDQLMGGMEPKMLPVDEPKRSTEQLPKSAQQHIDQLLGKIMSTGSAVDSSTTSVVRQVSVPSSGGDTISTPKPAGISQPQEGQAQGGIRLSADHESQELLRYQAMVREKDERIKQLAAEYIELQKLFGEKIAQIEKDLQTNKARLQQQAQAHDEKPGSDTVNAILKSRVDKLLVKDKDKETALKQLRDANFKLEHLVEEKDDKYKQLYAVNVTLQSMVQEKTSIVERLEEERNQLQGDVQARDVQIRALEGRISETEAQLCEEADKSTKLRQIIAHKEAEISTLRAISSLPDTPVSAVSTASFQIQMPQAASSDDGLRGDNGTDLGLSAQQEPPVFIKRERPDPGCELMETMEQDQDLRKGIVSLVSELFNITPSQKWTTDTIVKFVRCLGCGQDGNTALNNARAEMTSISDAWTLKDVWRRDCAEQTEQQSYLKDTLTGRFTHLCLLLSSVREGQDDMGTCQVIGELARGLVSADHSQFPLAGMAFLECVASNQAKPQRARATEGLMAILICELCRHLQQMLQAPKNYWGIKEILGTTEDEAAETSTIWKLATILAEDDTRSDPLETRKRLAQTCGDKFSFFYQADEDNKEREIGLLSCGTGMEDNANSQIFLMLDFGKRWIRIVDCSLAYFTSNRAAPRMLDLVIAREDSEKKEEVELFKIEAAPKDVAAFWLRNICYGG, from the coding sequence ATGAGTAGACAAGGAGCTCACGAATGGGGCGACAGGCCTCCGCCTACTGGACCGAAGGCCCGACCCCCAAACAAGAAGCGGCGTGCCGAAGCCCACGCTACTACTGACAGCTCGGAACCCTGGGTGAGGCCCGAATCTCAGTCGTACAGGCCAGCGCGCTCTCCGTCGCCGAAGCGGCACAAGCCCGAGCCTCCCTCCGGCAATGGGATCGCCATCAAGGGCTCGGCTGGCAATCGCCACTGTTCGTCCGccacggaggaggaggatgatagAGGCCCTCCAGCCCAGCTGGGAGATTACCAAGTGCGTCGTCAGTCATcggctggaggggaggagagggccgctggtggtggaagggacGTGGCCGATGTCGATTTCCGGGGTGATATGCCGTTCCCGGACTACTTTCCAGAGGCCACGCCTTGGGTCATGGATCGTGTCAGGCACGAGTTCCGCAAGCTTTGGGAGTTCCTCGAGCTGCCCAACCTGCGACCTGTGACGGCGACGTGGCATCCTCTTGTGACGGCCACCTTGAGCGAGCTAGGGCGTGTGGAGAGCTTTTGCGACTTTATCAATGCCAGGAGGCGGGAGCTCCACGGCCAGACGATGGACTTTAAGAGGCAGCTGAACAAGTTTGAGAGGGACTGCAAGGCGCAATcggaggagatggaagggTTCAAGAAGGAGACGGACAAGTTCAGGAGACAGGTCACCAAGCTGGAGAACGAGGCAGAGGTCTACAGGAAGCAGATTGCCAAGTTGGAAAGTGACAACAGCCAACAGGCGGCCGAGGTGGATGGtcagaaaaagaagatcaGTAAGCTGGACCAGCGCCTCAGCAGACAGATCACGGAAACGGAGATCTGCAAGAAGAAAGCGGACAAGCTTGTGGAGGACTGCGCCAAGCAAGCCGCCAACATCGAGGCCTCCTACAAGAAGGAAATCGtcaagttggaggaggataaaAGTAGACTGGCTGCCGAGGTTGAGGGCTACAAGAAGCAGATCGGCGAGGGAGAAACGGACAAGAAGAGTCCTGGTGTGGGATCCGAAGGTGGTCAAGCTCAGGTCTGCAAGCCGGAACTAGGAAGGATTCCGGTCGTGACACAGGAAGACTACCCGCCGAGGGCGCCAAGGGGTCCCAAACACTGGGCCAAGAAGAATGATGACCGAACGTCAAGAAGTCCTGCCAAGGACAGTACAGGGGAGATCGAGGACTACAAAACGCAGATTGGGAAGCTGGAAGAGACCTGCAAGCAACAGGTCGCTCAAATCAAAGGCTGTAGAATGGAACTTGAGAGGTGGCGACAGGACTCTCACAACTGGAGTGCAGAGAAGGAGCGGTACAAGGTGGACATGGGACATCTTCAGCAAGAGCTTGGGAGACGTGAAAAGGAACTCGACAGTGTTGTCGCTCACAAGAATAGGCGGGGTGATACTATTCGCCATCTCGAGGCTAAGCTTGCCCGAATGGCTGCTAAAAAGGACCCTCGTGCGGAACTCTTCCGGGTGCGGGAAGAGAACGAGAAGCTTTCAAATGATTACGATGCCTTGAAGGCCAGCTACGACAACCAAGTTGTCATGTTTCATAACCTGGAGCGTGATACAGCagagcaaaagaagaagttCACCACCATTCGAGTTGAACACCAGCGCAGCATCGACAAGATCAAAGCCGAGAAACAAGATCTGGAACGCCAGATAGTGGAGATTCAGAAGGCtcacaacgacaacaaccagcGGTCTCCGGCTGATCACGAACTCGCAGCTCCTGATATCGACCAGTTGATGGGTGGAATGGAGCCCAAGATGCTACCTGTAGATGAACCGAAGCGATCAACGGAGCAGTTGCCAAAATCTGCCCAACAGCATATCGACCAATTGCTCGGCAAAATCATGTCGACCGGCTCAGCTGTTGAttcctcgacgacatcaGTCGTTCGACAAGTCTCTGTACCCAGTTCAGGAGGAGACACCATCTCTACGCCAAAGCCGGCAGGTATCAGCCAGCCTCAAGAAGGCCAGGCTCAGGGTGGCATTCGGCTTAGTGCAGATCACGAGAGCCAAGAGCTCCTTCGCTACCAAGCTATGGTTCGCGAGAAAGACGAGAGAATCAAGCAACTGGCAGCTGAGTACATCGAACTGCAGAAGCTATTTGGGGAGAAGATTGCCCAGATCGAGAAAGACCTCCAAACGAACAAAGCGAGGCTTCAACAACAGGCCCAAGCACATGATGAGAAGCCGGGTAGTGACACCGTCAATGCGATCCTCAAGAGTCGGGTCGACAAACTGCTtgtcaaggacaaggataAAGAGACTGCTCTCAAGCAGCTTCGGGACGCCAATTTCAAGTTGGAGCACCTGGTGGAAGAAAAGGATGACAAGTATAAGCAGCTTTATGCCGTCAACGTTACCCTGCAAAGCATGGTCCAAGAAAAAACAAGCATTGTCGAGAGGTtagaagaggagagaaatCAGCTTCAGGGAGACGTCCAGGCAAGAGACGTCCAGATACGAGCATTGGAAGGGAGGATCTCCGAGACAGAAGCCCAGCTCTGCGAAGAGGCGGACAAGTCGACGAAACTTCGCCAGATTATTGCTCACAAAGAGGCCGAGATCAGCACTTTGAGAGCGATCAGCTCATTGCCGGACACGCCAGTGTCGGCAGTTTCCACCGCAAGCTTCCAGATTCAAATGCCTCAGGCTGCGAGCTCTGATGATGGCCTTCGTGGGGACAACGGTACTGACCTGGGCCTTTCAGCACAACAGGAGCCCCCAGTTTTCATTAAGCGAGAACGCCCGGATCCCGGATGTGAACTCATGGAGACGATGGAACAGGACCAGGATCTGCGCAAGGGGATAGTTTCGCTTGTCTCGGAGCTGTTCAACATTACTCCGAGCCAGAAGTGGACTACTGATACTATTGTCAAGTTTGTTCGCTGTCTGGGTTGTGGCCAGGACGGCAATACTGCCCTTAACAACGCCAGGGCCGAGATGACTTCGATCAGCGATGCTTGGACGCTCAAGGATGTCTGGAGGCGGGATTGTGCAGAACAGACTGAGCAGCAGTCATACCTGAAGGATACCCTGACAGGAAGATTCACCCACCTGTGTCTGTTGTTGTCTTCAGTCCGGGAAGGCCAGGATGACATGGGCACATGCCAAGTGATTGGTGAGCTTGCCCGCGGTTTAGTATCAGCTGATCACTCTCAGTTCCCCCTCGCAGGGATGGCATTCCTTGAGTGTGTTGCTAGCAACCAGGCCAAACCACAGCGTGCGAGGGCTACTGAAGGGCTGATGGCAATTCTGATCTGCGAACTCTGCCGTCACCTCCAACAGATGCTCCAAGCACCCAAAAATTACTGGGGAATCAAGGAGATCCTCGGGACGACCGAAGATGAAGCGGCAGAGACATCGACCATCTGGAAACTGGCCACGATTCTGGCGGAGGACGACACTCGGTCGGACCCTCTCGAGACGCGCAAACGACTGGCTCAGACGTGCGGCGACAAGTTCTCATTCTTCTACCAAGCGGATGAAGACAACAAGGAACGCGAAATTGGGCTGCTCTCGTGCGGCACCGGCATGGAGGACAACGCTAACAGCCAGATCTTCTTGATGCTGGACTTTGGAAAACGGTGGATTCGGATAGTGGATTGTAGCCTGGCCTACTTCACTTCCAACCGAGCCGCGCCGCGGATGTTGGACCTCGTGATTGCCAGGGAGGACAGTgagaaaaaggaggaagTGGAGCTCTTCAAGATTGAGGCAGCTCCCAAGGATGTCGCTGCCTTTTGGTTGAGGAACATCTGCTATGGGGGGTGA
- the LAT1 gene encoding pyruvate dehydrogenase complex dihydrolipoamide acetyltransferase component (E2) (COG:C; EggNog:ENOG503NVAH), whose amino-acid sequence MLVPVLRRQAVQHVRLARVALPSLTRWYASYPPHTVVKMPALSPTMTAGNIGAWNKKPGDSIAPGEVLVEIETDKAQMDFEFQEEGVLAKVLKDTGAKDVAVGNPIAILVDEGTDISAFESFSLEDAGGDASAPAPKKEQKSESESSAPTPAPTPAPEPESTGPSGRLEPALDREPNISAAAKRLAIENGISIKGLKGTGPGGKITEEDVKKAQSSPAAAGAASAASYQDTPISGMRKSIASRLQSSIVDNPHYFVSSSLSVGKLLKLRQALNSSAEGRYKLSVNDFLIKAIAVASKKVPAVNSSWRDGVIRQFNNVDVSVAVATPTGLITPIVTNVESKGLETISASVKELAKKARDNKLKPEEYQGGTITISNMGMNAAVERFTAIINPPQAAILAVGSTQKVAVPVENEDGTTGVEWEERIVVTGSFDHKVVDGAVGAEWMREFKKVIENPLELLL is encoded by the exons ATGCTTGTTCCCGTCCTCAGAAGGCAAGCTGTTCAGCATGTCCGCCTTGCCCGCGTCGCCCTCCCCAGCCTGACAAGATGGTACGCTTCGTACCCCCCGCACACCGTTGTCAAGATGCCCGCCTTATCTCCTACCATGACGGCGGGAAATATCGGCGCCTGGAACAAGAAGCCCGGTGACAGCATCGCCCCCGGCGAGGTCCTTGTCGAGATCGAGACCGACAAGGCCCAGATGGACTTTGAGTTCCAGGAAGAGGGTGTTTTGGCCAAGGTCCTCAAGGACACGGGCGCGAAGGATGTCGCTGTTGGCAAT CCAATTGCCATCTTGGTCGACGAGGGAACCGACATCAGTGCCTTTGAGAGCTTCTCGCTCGAGGatgccggtggtgatgcttCGGCCCCGGCTcccaagaaggagcagaagTCCGAGTCCGAGTCTTCCGCCCCTACCCCGGCGCCCACTCCGGCCCCCGAGCCCGAATCGACCGGACCCAGCGGCAGGCTCGAGCCTGCCCTCGATCGCGAGCCCAACAtctctgccgccgccaagaGGCTTGCTATTGAGAATGGTATCTCGATCAAGGGCCTCAAGGGTACTGGCCCGGGTGGCAAGatcaccgaggaggatgtcaagaAGGCCCAGTCCTCccctgccgccgccggtgcTGCGTCTGCTGCCTCTTACCAGGACACCCCTATCAGCGGCATGCGCAAGTCCATCGCTTCGCGTCTCCAGTCCTCTATTGTTGACAACCCCCACTACTTTGTCTCTTCCAGCCTCTCCGTCGGCAAGCTCCTCAAACTCCGCCAGGCTCTCAACAGCTCCGCCGAGGGCCGGTACAAGCTTTCTGTCAACGACTTCTTGATCAAGGCCATTGCCGTTGCCTCCAAGAAGGTCCCCGCCGTCAACAGCTCGTGGCGTGATGGCGTTATTCGCCAGTTCAACAACGTCGACGTTTCCGTCGCCGTCGCCACCCCCACCGGCCTGATCACCCCCATCGTCACCAACGTCGAGTCTAAGGGTCTGGAGACCATCTCGGCTTCCGTCAAGGAGCTTGCCAAGAAGGCTCGTGATAACAAGCTCAAGCCCGAGGAGTACCAGGgcggcaccatcaccatctccaacatggGAATGAACGCCGCTGTCGAACGTTtcaccgccatcatcaacccccctcagGCTGCCATCCTTGCTGTCGGCAGCACCCAGAAGGTTGCCGTCCCAGTCGAGAATGAGGATGGCACCACGGGCGTCGAGTGGGAGGAGCGGATCGTCGTCACCGGCAGCTTCGACCACAAGGTCGTTGACGGTGCCGTCGGTGCCGAGTGGATGCGCGAGTTCAAGAAGGTCATTGAGAACcctcttgagcttcttctttaA